The genomic DNA TTAAAGTATAGTAAATAAAGTAACGAATTTTTTACCTGCAACTTCGACTCCTCCTATATCCGCACCTTACAACTGCAGTGTGCTGTGCACAAAGACAAGTTTGTGGCAAACGTGAGTATTTTTGCAATGCTTGTCACATCTGTGTTAGTCACAGCACATAGGAGTAAGAGCTAATGTAAAATTACAAGTATTCATTCATGTCTGTAATGTTTACATTAGTCTCagctttgcattattattatagtgaGAATTACTGCAGTCTTGATACTAGTACTAACTGGTAATTACTTCAATCTTTATACTATTTCCATTGTTATTGTCTTTGTATTATCATTCTTcttattgcttttattttagtcATGTACCACGTACAGCTATTAGCTCTAAGAAATAATTCTCTCATCACTACTTTGGGTTAGGGCTTTTTCAGTAACTCAATTTGATTACAATACCATCTACTTTCAGTCCCTTTAGTGTGGATATAACTAAATATGCAATAAAACTTTGAATGACTTAATatgttgtctttctttcatccaCTCTTATTGGATACCTTTACTGAttgatgtggtgtttttacaaaaCATATGACAACAGTATTTTTCATAACAGCAAGTCAACATAGCATAGcatgtagttttacattttgcacaatgttttaGTTTGTTATATACGATGCCAAGATCGTTGAAaatacaaacctcagtgtgAGCCCTTCTTTCATTTTGGAACACCTgtatcttctcctcctcttcctcctcaccccTCTCTGCATCAAGGAAGAACAGTAGGTTACTCCGACGATCCGTACGACCGTTTTTTGTCAGACAACTTGTGACGTCTTCATAATTACCCAGGGCATATGTCACAAGAcattcattcttttaaaaacatatagtTGTTCACTGTCAATTTGACCGGTCTGTTTTTGTtcacaaaaatgcattaaacagCTGAAACTATGTTTTTGAAAGAATGAATGTCTTGTGCCATATGTCCTGGGTAATTATGAAGACAACACAAGTTGTCTGACAAAAAATGGTCGTACCCATCACGAGTTAAATGAGTGTCTTTGAATGTGTCGAATATCCATTATCCAATATCAAAACAATTCAACCGCGGTCATCTACCGACACACAGACTCTGTCTTCGTCTGTCAGAGGGGGCAACTGCTGATCACGATTAACTCAAACAGCTCTGCTTTGACTGttggtgtaaaaatgtgttcaattgGACTCTGTCACCACAGTAATGACTGGTTAGGATAAGCTGATAATTTAAGAATCAAGAGGTGTACTTTACTTAATAACGGATGAGTTTGAgttatgtgtgttgtttttgcagtagactaaataaacaaaaatctGCTAACTTGTATgtataaatgtgcaaatatcTCAAAAGAAATTGGCCACAGGGAGAAAGCCCTCTAGCAGCTAGGAGTTATGACTCTTGTTCATCTGAAGTGAAGGAATAGAGAGAGCAGCAAAGTTGTCAGATGGAGGATGGGTGAGTCAACAAAATGAACTTGACTTGTTGGGACTTGTTGGAAACACCTGAACTTTCCACTTAACTTGATACTGTAGTGATATGTAGTAGCAGACGGTCACCCATAGGTGGCAGTACAACCTCAAGGGACCTCTGTGAGACTGTATGTGTTTACAGGAAGTAGAAGAAGAGTTCTAGCATgagtgataaaataaacaactagCTGAAGCTAGTAGAAGTTCAActgaagctttatttatatgagcATACGAACTTTACAGATACCACTTATTTTAATTTAGGTCAATTTGAACCTTTTAGGAAATATACTACGCACAACACACACTAAAAGAGTGCTTAGAACACTGGTTCCTGTACCATGCAGCTGTTAATCACATGCATTCATTACACACCACAACTTCCTCTCTACCCCACCAGCACTAGTTGACAGTTTCTTCCATTCTTGGTAATAtcaattgattatttatttcacattataGTCTTAAATACTTTAACACAACCCTTGCATGCagacctttttttaatgacttttataGACATTTTCAAGGCACCATGGTGTATAAAAAGAATACATTACATTGACAAATCATAGATCATTTGttcacaaacataaataaataatacaataaataatttataaaatacattaatataaataaaaatattaaaatcaataaattaataataaaaaaatacattaacagtaattaataaatatgaaatacatataaaataataaataccaTGAAACAATAACAACTGCAATGTTCTGAATAAAAATATGTACATCTATGgcagtgcccccccccccccccccccccccctttgttttatctgtcttgTAGGACTTgagttttgttttcaaatgttaagtgcagtataaataaaataatagtagtagtaattgaAAAACATTGGAGAAATGTTTCACTGCAGTACATCCTATATTATCAGTAAGTAGTAAGCAGTAAGCTTATCGTATGTACGGTACATTACATTATAGACGTTTCTGATATCTGATATCAAATTAGAGGTTTCTGATATATGATATCATTATAGAGGTTTCTGATATCTGATATCATCACAAAAAGAACATCTTCCAACATTTGCTGCCATAACAGCAAATATGTATCATTAACAGTAAAAATTAACTTTTACTTTGTATTTGTGTACTaaagtacatttcagagcctgtactttcctacttttacttgagtaaatgaaTTGCATTAGTActtctacttctttttttacacaagtatctgtacttgtacttaagtacataATGTGAGTACTTTTACTATCTCTGCTTACAAGGCAAACACACCAAAGAATGTCTTCCCTTGCTCGTCCTCTAGATTGGGCAAGATCTTCTCCTCTGTCACTGTCTTTAACCTGTCCTGTTTGTTCAGGCTGAACACAGCTCCTATGTACACGGAAGAGTACCAGCTCCCCTCTCCATCTGTATCACTGCTGAATGTCTTTTGGCAGGCAGTGCGGACAGAGTGCATTATGGTCTTGTAGGACTTTTTGGCATCATTATTTCCATACGAGTGGGACGAGCGCTTCACAGAGTGGCTCAGATGGACCATGGCCTGTGAGTTGGTGTCATCGCTGCTGCAGCTGACCCGGAAAGATGCCTGGCTGTACACAAAGTAGAGGCCGTCTTGAGGGATCACAATCTCGTTGTTTTCAAGTTCCAGCCCTCCTTGAGAGTGGGACTGATCCACCTGGTTTTTCCATTCCACTGCAGTCTTCTCATCAGGATTGTAGTCAGGGTTGTATTCACCTGTTAAAGAGTagaaagagatgaaggagaTTATCTCGAATTTCTGTCACATTGAGTCAAGCGACCCCTAGAATTACTTCAGTAAGccttgaaacatttttcaaaatccCTGCAACTTCTTCAAGAACCCCAAGATCTTCCTCAAGAGGACCTCTACAGGAAGTCCTAGAACTTCTTCAAAGGCcataaaccctaaccctactaaaATATCCAGGACAACTACCTTGAAGAACTGTGATTTGAGAACTACTGGACTATAAAAATGGGATCTCAGTGAACCAAAGTATAAGACCtcactgcttcttttttttatcagtccAAATGTGAACCATATTGATTCCTAGTCCCATATACTTCAATGTAGATATATGTTGTGTCTTTACCTTCTAGATGAATGGCAGCTCTTACTTTGGAAAGATGCCTTAGTGTGTGATGAAGATCTgtaaaaggaaagaagatagAGATTTAGAAAATGGGCTACATTTCTTGATGTGACTTTCTGGTGCAATTAATATCAGAATAAGACTAGAGTACGTTTTATCTGTTAGTTTGACAATagctgcagagacacagtcagGTACATCTACTGAGAGGTTCCTTTCTTTGTTAACTTGAAGTATTCATTCACTTGCTCTATGGTTTAAGTTCAATAACTGATTTAAGGGTTAATTAAGATTACATTTCAGCACAAATGATCAGCTATTAGGTACAAAgccattaaaagaaaaagtcttgAACATTTGAGAGAATTAAGGGAAGAGTTCTCACCAGAATTGTCTTCATCTATCTGTCTTGACCCCTGTTtcaagaagagaaagaaaaagacattgtTAGAACAACTGGATTCAGGTAAGATAGGCCACTCACTCTGAAAGGCATCTGGGCCCTTATATAATTCAGAGATTATTCCAAATCTGATGTCCCACCTTGGTGTGCTGGTTGAGAATGAGGACAGCAGTAGCAGCCACAGCAGTGAGGCAGAATATGAACGCTAGCAGGACTCTGGTTAGCTTTGAGCTGGGCTCAACactctgtgttgtttgtttcctGGCTTCTGTGTCAACAGCAGCATCCAGCAATATCTTGTATTCACCTTTCATTGTTCTGAATTAGTTCCTTCTGTCACTTTCAGTTACACTCTTAGCAGCCTTATTGAGAGTGTTTCTTCCTCTACTGCTGCAGCTTTTAAACACCCTCCAGGGGGGGGGAAGTCCAGTGACGCAGCATTGTGAGTGAATGGAGATTTGATACGGAAGAGAGACCCAAAACCAGCACACCTACAGACggaatgtatgtgtatgtagaAACCACAGTGTGTCTACACTCACACTCTAATACGTACTGTGAAAGTTGAATAGCTCACATTCTACCATACACCTGCATATctaaacactcaaacacacaaaaactaaagacaataaacaaaacaaattacaaaacaCACCTAGTCCACAATTTTCAATTTCTGATCCACATCAAATGAGTGTCGATATATGTTGTGGCGTGCTGTTTATGTCTTTGTCTGTCAAATATATTGAAACAAGGTTAAATGCAAAGTCATAAGCTACAGATACATCATTCAGTTGTTCATCAAGCTGTATTTGCCAGCATTGCCAACACGTAGTCACACTAAGTTGTGATTAACGTCTGCTGTGTACTATAGCCTGGAATAAAAAGTCACTTCAACTATCTACAGTACATTGTGTCACTTTCCTTGGTTCAGTTCAGTGTATTGGTGTAAATCATTTTCATagctgacaaaacaatctcaccataaaacacatttagttGCTTTTcagcagcttcttttttttcctttttttacatGAGACTTTAAGGAGTTCTTGAGTTTCTTTTTTGGAGATTTAATGCTTTTAGTGAAGTGCTGATAGTGAAGAGATGTCAGAAAATGTAGAGAGAAAGTGATGTAATGTCAAACAAACCAAGGACACTGAAGTTCATATGTGAGCATTTTAAAGGCCTACAGGGAAATCCTCAACCGTAATTGTCATATTGCTTATATTGTGATTACACTACAACGTAAAAAGGTAAACTGCCAATCCAGTCCATAAcactcaaatgtaaataaagattaaataataaattaaaaatgaataaatatttacattatatcGGAAGTCAAGAGTTATATTCCACATCTGACTAAAATCTGATTAGATCATTTCCACAGATCAATCATAACTAGCAGTAACAACTCCGATGAGTAAGAATGAGTGTGGACGTTTCATGCCTATTAACAGACAGGAGAATGTGTGGGAGAGTTAGTCAGGGTTCAAGTCAGAGCTATGTAGGTCAATACAAGCTTGGATCATTGCCACAAAAATTGGGATGCTTTAGATGTCATTCAGCCCATCGTTTCATCATCACAggcaaacagaaagaaaaaaaaagaacatcttCCTACATTTGCTGCCATAACAGCAAATAAGCAACAATTCACACCAGCCTTTAACCTATATAATAGGTTAGGGCTGATGGtcgcagatggtcgcccacttAGAGCCCGTTGTGCCTgatgtttcttcctgttaaagggagtttttccttgttgctgtcaccaagtgctgctcatgtgggaatgttgggtctctttaaatttaattaaagagTAGGGTtacacctgctctatgtgtaaagtgctttgagatgactattgttgtgatttggcgccaCATAAATAAAGATCAATTGATTTATCAAGTTACCACACATTCATTTGACAGGCTTCACATTTGAAGccaagtaataataataataataataaatcaaacttatatagcgctttatgcggtgcaaaaaagacgctttacaatttccctatttccctatttaaagctatgaaacaaatgtttataagttataaaaggttaaaaaacaaacaaacaaaagaagacaaaaacaaaggttaaaacatgacgagtccagtgggagctaggagttgaaggctagtatgaaaaggtgtgtttttagtgcagatttgaaagaggagagggttggggagattttgatgtgaggggggagtgaattccatagggtgggggcagcaacagagaaggcccgatcaccccaggtccggcgcttagtc from Scomber scombrus chromosome 16, fScoSco1.1, whole genome shotgun sequence includes the following:
- the tnfa gene encoding tumor necrosis factor a (TNF superfamily, member 2) — its product is MKGEYKILLDAAVDTEARKQTTQSVEPSSKLTRVLLAFIFCLTAVAATAVLILNQHTKGSRQIDEDNSDLHHTLRHLSKVRAAIHLEGEYNPDYNPDEKTAVEWKNQVDQSHSQGGLELENNEIVIPQDGLYFVYSQASFRVSCSSDDTNSQAMVHLSHSVKRSSHSYGNNDAKKSYKTIMHSVRTACQKTFSSDTDGEGSWYSSVYIGAVFSLNKQDRLKTVTEEKILPNLEDEQGKTFFGVFAL